A stretch of DNA from Rhodococcus sp. NBC_00297:
GGGCGTGCCGCTCGTCGTACCCGGAGGCCGCCGGTGAAGGCGCTCAGCGGATCGATCACCGCGGGTCTCGTCGTCCTCACGGCGCTCGTCATCGCCGCCGCCGTCGTCGGAGGTGATCGGGGATTCCCCGGCCCCGGCACCGCGTCCATCGCGTGGCACGTCGCCGCCGTCGTCGCGGCGCTCCTGCTCCAGCGGATCGCCGACCATCGCTCGCGTGGGGTGTCGTTCCTCGGCTCACTGGGCGTGCTGGTGGTCGCGGGAGCCCTGCTGTGGACGCAATGGTGGGGCTGACGAGACAAGGGTGAGGCTGACCGGCACCTGTTTGCTCCCGAGGAACCGGCGGTGGCACACTGGCTCCACTCGCGATCACCGCCACCCCGTGGTGATCGACCCCGGTCACCGCTCGTCGGTGGCGCGCGAAGTCGGCTCACCCGCCGCGCACGCATCGAGATGTCGCCTGCCCTCGGTTCTCATCCCCCGGGCGCGCATCTCGACTTCCCCTCACGCCTGTGATCCGCACCCTCCGTGCGGACGATGAAGGAGCGCCCCCCAGTGACCGCCGCAACAGATCCGACCGAACACCCGACCGGCCTCCGGCCTGCCCGCGAAGATCTCACGACCATCACGGACGACGAGATCTTCCTCAGCCACGTGGGCGGCAAGCTGTCCGTCGAGCTCACCGCGCCGCTCGAGACCAAGCGCGACCTCTCCATCGCGTACACCCCCGGGGTGGCCAAGGTGAGCAGTGCGATCGCCGCCGATCAGGAGCTGGTGAACAAGTACACCTGGACCGAGCGACTCGTGGTGGTGGTCAGCGACGGCTCCGCGGTATTGGGTCTGGGCGACATCGGCCCGCGCGCCTCGCTGCCCGTCATGGAGGGCAAGGCGGCACTGTTCAAGAAGTTCGCCGGCCTCAACTCGATTCCGCTCGTGCTCGACACCAACGACGTCGACGAGATCGTCGAGACGCTGATCCGCCTGCGGCCCAGCTTCGGAGCCGTGAACCTCGAGGACATCTCGGCACCCCGGTGCTTCGAGATCGAGAAGCGCGTCGTCGAGGCACTCGACTGCCCGGTCATGCACGACGACCAGCACGGTACGGCCATTGTCGTCCTGGCTGCGCTGAAAGGCGCTGTGGCAGTGCAGAAGCGCGAGCTCGCTGGTCTGCGTGTCGTCATCTCCGGTGCGGGAGCCGCGGGCGTCGCGTGCGCGAACATCCTGCTCGCCGCGGGCATCTCGGACGTGGTGGTGCTCGACTCGAAGGGCATCGTCGGTGCGGATCGCGCCGACCTCAATCCCGTGAAGGTCGACCTCGCTTCGCGTACCAACCCGCGCGGCCTCTCCGGGACGGCTGCCGACGCCCTGACCGATGCGGACGTGTTCCTCGGGGTCTCCGCGGGGAAGATCGGGCACGAACTCATCGCCTCGATGGCAGACGACAGCATCGTCTTCGCCCTCTCCAACCCGAACCCGGAGATCCATCCGGAGGACGCGAAGAAGTACGCCGGCATCGTCGCCACCGGACGCAGCGACTTCGCCAATCAGATCAACAACGTGCTCGCGTTCCCCGGTGTGTTCCGCGGTGCTCTCGATGCGGGCGCGCGGCGCATCACCGAGAACATGAAGCTCGCCGCCGCGGACGCGATCCTGTCCGTGGTCGGCGACGATCTGAGCGTCGACATGATCGTGCCCAGCCCACTCGACCCGCGGGTCGCTCCGGCCGTCGCGGCGGCAGTGGCCGCGGCTGCGAAGGCGGACGGCGTCGCCTGAGAGGTCTCAGAGACGGGGCGCGCGGCGCAGCCGCCCCGTCCCGGGCGCCGAGACCCACACGGCGAGGGCCAGCAGGCCGTCCGCCACGAGAGCCAGCACGGCCACCAGGATCGCGCCGACCACCACTCGGTCGTAGCTGTAGAGCGCCAGACCGTCGAAGATGTACCGCCCGAAGCCGCCCAGGTTGACGAAGGCGGCGACGGTGGCGGTGGCGATGACCTGCAGGGTGGCGTTGCGGATGCCCCCGAGCAGCAGCGGCAGCGCGTTGGGAATCTCCACCCGCAGCAGCACCTGGCGTTCGGTCATGCCCATCGCCCGTGCCGCGTCCACGACGGTGGCGTCGACATTGGCCACACCCGCATACGTCCCGGCGAGGATCGGCGGAATGCCCAGGAGCACGAGGGCGATCAGTGGTGGCACCAGGCCCAGCCCGAGCAGCAGGACGAGGAACGTCAGCACGCCGAGCGTCGGCAGCGAGCGCAGACTGTTCACCAGGCCGACCAGGGCCACCTCACCGCGGCGCAGGTGCCCGATCAGCAGTCCCAGCGGAACCGCCACGACGACGGAGAACAGCACGGCGAGAAAGCTGTACCAGACGTGCTCGGTGAGACGCGTCGCGATGCCGGTGCCGCCGGACCAGTTGGCGCCGTCGAGGATGTAGCCGATCGCGTCGGAGAAGATGCTCATGCGCGGGCCCCCGTCACTCGTCGCCGGCGCGTCGAGGGCGCACCGGCGCGGGTCCACGGCGTCAACGCACGCCCGAGCAGGAACAGCAGCGCGTCGAAGACCAGGGCCAACACGACGATCGCGATGATGCCCGCCAGGATCTGGTCGGGGTAGTCGCGCTGGTAGCCCTGGGTGAAGAGCTGTCCGAGACCACCGATGCCGATGACCGACCCGACCGACACCATCGAGATGTTGGTGACCGCGACGACGCGGACGTTCGCGACGAGCACGGGAAGTGCCAGCGGCAGTTCGACGGTCGCGGCGCGGCGGAACCGTCCGAAGCCGACCGCGGTGGCCGCGTCGACGACGGCGGGGGACACCGAGTCGAGTGCCTCGGGCACTGCGCGGACGAGCAGCGCCGTGGAGTACACCGTGAGCGCGATGACCACGTTCAACGGATCGAGGACACGCAGTCCCGCGATGAGCGGGATGGTGACGAACAGTGCGAGCGAGGGGATCGTGAACGCGACGCTCGCCACCACCAGGGTCAGGCGCCGCAGCCAGCCCACCGTGCGCACGGCCGCGCCCACGGGCACCGCGACGACCAGTCCGACGAGCAGCGGCACCAGCGACAGGTACAGGTGGGTCCGCGTCAGCTCGAGGACGATGTCGATGTTGTCGATCAGCCAGCGCATCAGGGCTTCTCGAAGTACTGGCGGCCGCGCTCGCGGTCCTCGGCTCGACGCTGGTCCGCCAGCAACGCCACCACCTCGGTGGCGTCGATACCGCCGAGGACGGCGCCGTTCGCGTCGACCGCCACGCCGACGCCGGACGGCGACGAGATGGCCGCGTCCAGCGCCTGTCGCAGATCGCCCGACGGCGGGTACAGCGAACCGCCCGCGGAGGTGCTGTCCGCGATGCTCGCGCCGGATTTGAGCGCCTCGAGGCCGGTGACGTCCATCCAGCCTCGCGGACGGCCCTCGGCGGAGACGACGAGAAGCCACTGGCCCTGGTCGAGACGGATCGACGCCGCGTCCTGTTCCGACGCCGTCGTGATGGGATGCAGGGACACCCCGTCACCGTGGCGGAACGACAGTCCACGGTAGCCGCGGTCCCGACCGACGAAGGACGCGACGAAGTCGGTCGCGGGAGCCGACAGCACCACGTCCGGGGTGTCGTACTGCTGCAACGTTCCGCCGGTGCCGAACACGGCGATGCGATCGCCGAGTTTGATGGCCTCGTCGATGTCGTGCGTGACGAAGACGATGGTCTTCTTCAGATCGGCCTGCAGCCTGAGCATCTCGGTCTGCAGGTCTTCGCGCACCACCGGATCGACGGCGCTGAACGGCTCGTCCATCAGCAGGATCGGAGGATCTGCCGCCAGGGCACGCGCGACCCCGACGCGCTGCTGCTGGCCGCCCGACAGCTGAGCGGGGTACCGGGTGGCCAGCGACAGATCGAGGCCGACGCGCTCGAGGACCTCCATCGCGTCGCGACGGGCCTCCTTGCGTGAACGACCCGTCAGCACCGGAACGGTGGCGACGTTGTCGACGACGGTGCGGTGAGGCAGCAGGCCGGCGCTCTGGATGACGTAACCGATGCCCAGACGAAGCTTGACGGCGTCGACGGTCGAGATGTCTCGACCATCGACGCTGATCGTGCCCGACGTGGGCTCGATCATCCGGTTGATCATCCGCATCGAGGTCGTCTTGCCGCAGCCCGACGGGCCGACGAAGACGGTGAACGACCGGTCCTCGATCCGGAGATCGAGAGAGTCGACCGCGAGCGTTCCGTCCGGGTACTGCTTGGTGACTCCCTCGAACGAGATCACGAGACCGGCTTGTCCAGACCCTGCTCGACGACCCAGGCGTTCGCGGCGGCGGCGGGCTCGGTCTTCGCGTCGCCCGACACCTCCTGGTTCAGCGCCAGCAACTCGACCGTCGTGAGCTTGGCCGACACGGCGTCCAGGACGGCGGTGAGCTTGTCCGACTTCTTCGACGAGTTGTAGACCGGGACCACGTTCTGCGCCGGGAAGTTGTTGTCCGGGTCGCCCAGTGCCACGAAGTCGTTCTCGACGATCGCGGGCGTGGTGGTGAACAGGTTCGCCGCGGTGATGTCCCCCGCAGCGAGGGCGGCCACGGTGGCAGGGCCGCCGCCGTCGGAGATCGGGACGAAGTTGGCGGCCGGGATGTCGACGCCGTACTTGTCGCGCAGGCCGGGCAGGCCGACGGGACGCTCGGCGAACTCGGGCGGCCCACCGAACTTGACCTCACCCGCGTACGGCGCGAGATCGGCGATGTTGGTCAGGTTCCAGCGCGTCGCGGTGTCCCGCGTGACGACGACGGCGTCCTTGTCCTCGCCGGGGGCCGGCGTGGATGCCAGGAGATCGTCGCTCAGTGCCGCCGTGAGGGCGGTGTTCACCTCGTCGGGCGCCGTGGCCGTGGCCTCGGGGTCCAAGTACAGCAACAGGTTTCCGGTGTAGTCCGGGATGAGGTCGATGGAGCCGTCGCGCACGGCCGGGATGTAGGCCTCACGGCTGCCGATGGACAGGCGTGTGCTGGCGTCGAAACCGTTGGCCTTCAACGCGTCGGCGTAGATGTTGGCGATGATCTCGGACTCGGTGAAATTCGCGGAACCGACGACGATGGTGTTCGGATCGCCTCCGCTACCACCCTCACCGCCGCTGCTCAGTGGATCGGAGTCGCCGCCGCAGGCGGACAGGGTGAGTGCTGCAGCGGCCACCAGAGCGGTGGCGGCGACGCGCACGGAACGTGAGGTGGTGCGACGTGTCGTGTTCACTGTTCGAGTGTAACGATAGGCCCCGACACCGGCCCGCTTTCGGCGCCGGAACGCCGGTACCGGGTTCGAGAGGATGGTCGATGCGGGTCTGCAGGTCGGCCGTCGCGGCGCTGCTCGCGGCCTCGATGGTGGCCGGGTGTTCGAGTACCGGCGGCCCCGAGGGGACGACGCGCCCGCAGCCGCTGGTGGTCGCCGACACCGGAACTCCGGTGCAGGCGGTGCTGGCGCACCTGTACGCCGACGCGCTGTCACGCGGGGGAGCGGCCGCTCGGGTGGACACGGTCGACGGTCTCCCCGGCGCGCTCGCCGGCCTCGACGACGCCTCGGTCGCGCTCGTCCCCGGCTTCACCGGATCGTTTCTGGCGCAACTGGATCCGTCGTCCCCCGCGCGGGCGCCCGAGGACGTCTACGCCGATCTGGCGCGTGCACTGCCGGAGTGGCTGGCGGTCACCGACCAGGGTCTCGCCGAGAACGGGCCGACGGTGTCCGTCACCGCGGCCGCGGGATCGGCTCTCCCCGAAGCCACTTTGTCGGCTCTGTCTCCGCAGTGTTCCCGCCTCTCCGCCGCCGTCGACCCGGCCGTCGATGCGTCCGCGGTGACACGGGCCCTCTCCGAGAGTTACGACTGTGCGTTCGCCCCTGCCGGCCCCACCGAGGTGACGATCGTCCGGGCCACGGACCGGGTCGCCGTGGTCGATGCGACCGCCGTGGTGCTGGCCGACGATCGAGACGGCCTCACCGCCGACGTCCTCGTCCCCCTCGTCCGCAAGGGCTCCGTGGACGAGACGCTGGACCGTCCGCTGCAGATCATCGCCGGCGAACTCACCACCGCGGATCTCGCGGAGATGGTCGACCGTGTCCGCGGCGGCGAGGATCCGGGCGCGGTCGCCGCGAGTTGGCTAGGGACGCAGTCGTTCTGAGTGGGCGGTCGCGTCGCGGACGAAGGCGCCGATCTCCCGGACCGCTGTCGCCGCCTCGGCCAGCAGGGTGGCCTGCAGGTGGGCGACGTGCCACAGATCCGTGAGTTCGGTGCACCGCACCGAGACACCGGCCTCGGTCAATGCGTCGACGAAGCGAAGGATCTGGGGCCGCAGGATCTCGTCGGCGGAGTACTGGATCAACGTCGAGGGGAAGCCGGTCAACGTGCCACGCACGGGGGCGTAGCGCGGATCGGTCGGGTCGCCGTCGCCCAGATACTGCCGCGCCGAGTTCCGCAACCAGCGAGCGTCGAGCAGGAAGTCGCGCGGCGCCGGGAAGTCCTGGTCCGCCGGATCGGCCCACGGGGAGATCATCGCGACGCACGACGGTGGTGTGCCACGGTCGACGAGCGCCTGTGTCGTCGCCGCGGCCAGACCGCCGCCGGCCGAATCGCCGACCACGGCAATGTGATCGGCCGCGACACCGTCGGCGACCAGCCCGTCGAACACGGCCAGTGCGTCCTCGAGCGCGGCCGGGCAGGGGTGCTCCGGAGCCAGACGGTAGTGCGCCGCCACCACGACGGCGCCACTGTCGCGGGCGAGCGACGACGTGACGACGCGGTGCGTCAGCGGCGACCCCAGCGTGTACGCGCCACCGTGCAGATACAGCACGGCGGTGCGGCGGACGGTGGCACCGACGGTGACCCGTTCTACCGGGACACCGCCCACGGTCTCGCTGCGGATCACCGTGCCCTCCGGCAGCGGTAGCGACCGGGCCGCGACCTCGAGCAGTGTGCGCTGCACCGGAACCGGGAGGCGCGGGTTCAGAATCACCCGGAACACGGGTTTCAGAACTCGCGACACCACGGGCAACGGCAGAGTCATCGGTCGCATCGCCCGAACCTACCGTCAGCCCTACCGCTGGGTGGTCGTCCGCGGCAGGACGCGCGAGGACAGCCTGACGATGATGTCCTGGTACCGCGATCCCGTGATGCGGGCGAGGGCGTCGAGCGCGCGGGCGTCGTTGCCGATGAGCACGCGGGCCTTGTTCTTCTCCACTCCGCGCAGGATCACCAGGGCGGCCTGCTCCGGGGTGGTCTTCGCGAGGCGACGGTCGAAGAACTCGGCCACCGACTTCTGGTCCTGGCCCTCGGCGACGGTCGCGTTGCGGGCGATCGCCGTCTTGATGCCGCCCGGGTGGACACATGTGACGTGCACCGGGTGGCGGGCGATCAGCATCTCCTGGCGCAACGCCTCGGTGAAGCCGCGCACGGCGAACTTGGCTGCGTTGTACGCGGACTGGGACGGGATCGAGAGGAGGCCGAACAGGCTGGACACGTTGACCACGTGACCGTCTCCCGACTCGACGAGATGCGGGAGGAATGCCTTCGTACCGTTGACGACGCCCCAGAAGTCGACGTCGATCACGCGCTCGAGATCCTTGAACTCGGTCTTCTCGACGTCGCCGTGGAAGGCGATGCCGGCGTTGTTGTAGACCTGGTTCACCACACCGAAGTGCCGACGCACGGTCTCCGCGTAGTCGAGCACGCTGCCGCGTTCGCTGACGTCGAGGTGGTCGCTGCGGACCTCTCCGCCGCGCTGCTCCACGGCCGCCACGGTGGCGGCCAGGCCGACCGAGTCGACGTCGGACAGCGCGAGTCGTGCTCCCCGCGAAGCCAGTTCGAGAGCCAGCGCACGGCCGATCCCCGATCCGGCTCCGGTCACCACGGCCACTCGTCCACGGAACTCGCTCATCGGGAGATCGCCTTCTCGTCGTCGTTGTCGGTCGTCGCAGGGGTGGGGGTGCCGTCGACGGCGCTCACAGGCCTCGTGACGTCGCCGGCCGCGAGGGCGTCGTATGCCTCGAGGTCGAAGTTGCGGGTGATGCGGCGGAACTCGAAGGTGAAGTCCGGCCACAGCGTCGTGTTGTTGCCGTGCTTGTCGAGGTACCAGCTCGCGCACCCGCCGTTGAGCCACACCGTCTTGTTCAGCTTGGTCTGCAGGTCGGCGTTGAACTCGTCCTGCACCTCGCGGCGCACCTCGACGACACCGAGATCGTGCTTGTCGATCGTGTTGAGCGCGTCGATGACGTAGTTCAGCTGCGACTCGATCATGAACACCATCGAGGTGTGTCCCAGGCCCGTGTTGGGTCCGACCAGGAAGAACAGGTTGGGGAAGCCCGCGACCGTGGCGCCCTTGTATCCCTGCTGTCCGCGCTCGTCGAAGACCTCGGCGAGCGAGCGCCCGTCCTTGCCGAAGATGCCCTGGAAGGTGGGGGAATCGGTCACGTGGAATCCGGTGGCGACCACCAGGGCGTCGATCTCGCGCTCGGTTCCGTCGGCCGTCACGATGGAGTGCGCCCGCACCTCACGGATACCGTCGGTCACCAGGTCGACGTTCGGTCGATCCAGTGCCGGGTAGTAGTTGTTGGAAATAAGCATGCGCTTGCAGCCGATGCGGAAGTTCGGCGTCACCTTGCGACGCAGCTCGGTGTCGCGGATGCCCTTCGCGATCTGTCGACGCGCGATGAACTCGAACGCCTTCATGAGCTTGGGGACGCGGGTGAGGCCGACGACCTGGGTCTCACGCGCGGCGTAGATGCCGGTGCGTGACAGACGCTGGTAGCCGGGGAGGTACTTGAACGCCAGCTTCTCGATGCGGGTGTACTCGCGGTCGAAGCGCGGGAGGACCCACGGGGCGGTGCGCTGGTAGACGTCGAGATGGGCGACCGTCGGCGCGATGGCCGGGACGATCTGGATCGCGGAGGCGCCGGTACCGATGACGGCGACGCGCTTGCCCTCGAGGCTCGCGTCGTGGTTCCAGCGGGCCGAGTGGAAGATCTCGCCCTGGAAATCGGTGATGCCGGCGATGTCCGGGAGGTTCGGCTCGCACAGGGCGCCGACGGCGGAGACGACCTTCTTGGCCGTGAAGTTCCCCCGGGTGGTCACGATGTCCCACTGCGAGGTGGCGGTGTTCCAGCGGGCCGACTCGACGTGGCAGTCGAAGACGTGGCGGTCGTACACGCGGTACTGCCGCGCGACGCTCTCGATGTACTTCTGGATCTCCGGCTGACGGGAGAACGAGCGGGTCCAGTCCGGATTCAGCGCGAACGAGTACGAGTAGAGGTGCGAGGGCACGTCGCAGGCGGCACCGGGGTAGGTGTTGTCGCGCCACGTGCCACCGACGTCGCTGCCGCGCTCGAGGACCAGGAAGTCGGTGCTTCCCTGCTGGCTCAGCTTGATCGCGGCGCCCAGTCCTGCGAAACCGCTGCCGATGATGATGGTGTCGACGTAGCGTGCAGCGACAGCGTCGGTATCTGTAACTGGAAGACTCATGAACTCAGACTAGGTCCTTATTGAGCGCAGGTCAACAGTTACTGACGAACGTTCAGTAGTATGGAGCGCATGGACAGCGTGAAGCGAACGCGGCTCAGTCCGGAACAGCGGCGGGCCCAGCTCATCGACCTGGGGGTTGAGATGCTCTCGGAGCGCACGCTGGACGCCATCTCGGTCGAGGACATCGCCGACCAGGCGGGCGTGTCGCGTGGGCTGCTCTTCCACTATTTCTCGTCCAAGCACGACTTCCACGTCGC
This window harbors:
- a CDS encoding NAD(P)-dependent malic enzyme, translating into MTAATDPTEHPTGLRPAREDLTTITDDEIFLSHVGGKLSVELTAPLETKRDLSIAYTPGVAKVSSAIAADQELVNKYTWTERLVVVVSDGSAVLGLGDIGPRASLPVMEGKAALFKKFAGLNSIPLVLDTNDVDEIVETLIRLRPSFGAVNLEDISAPRCFEIEKRVVEALDCPVMHDDQHGTAIVVLAALKGAVAVQKRELAGLRVVISGAGAAGVACANILLAAGISDVVVLDSKGIVGADRADLNPVKVDLASRTNPRGLSGTAADALTDADVFLGVSAGKIGHELIASMADDSIVFALSNPNPEIHPEDAKKYAGIVATGRSDFANQINNVLAFPGVFRGALDAGARRITENMKLAAADAILSVVGDDLSVDMIVPSPLDPRVAPAVAAAVAAAAKADGVA
- a CDS encoding ABC transporter permease; translated protein: MSIFSDAIGYILDGANWSGGTGIATRLTEHVWYSFLAVLFSVVVAVPLGLLIGHLRRGEVALVGLVNSLRSLPTLGVLTFLVLLLGLGLVPPLIALVLLGIPPILAGTYAGVANVDATVVDAARAMGMTERQVLLRVEIPNALPLLLGGIRNATLQVIATATVAAFVNLGGFGRYIFDGLALYSYDRVVVGAILVAVLALVADGLLALAVWVSAPGTGRLRRAPRL
- a CDS encoding ABC transporter permease, with the translated sequence MRWLIDNIDIVLELTRTHLYLSLVPLLVGLVVAVPVGAAVRTVGWLRRLTLVVASVAFTIPSLALFVTIPLIAGLRVLDPLNVVIALTVYSTALLVRAVPEALDSVSPAVVDAATAVGFGRFRRAATVELPLALPVLVANVRVVAVTNISMVSVGSVIGIGGLGQLFTQGYQRDYPDQILAGIIAIVVLALVFDALLFLLGRALTPWTRAGAPSTRRRRVTGARA
- a CDS encoding ABC transporter ATP-binding protein, which produces MISFEGVTKQYPDGTLAVDSLDLRIEDRSFTVFVGPSGCGKTTSMRMINRMIEPTSGTISVDGRDISTVDAVKLRLGIGYVIQSAGLLPHRTVVDNVATVPVLTGRSRKEARRDAMEVLERVGLDLSLATRYPAQLSGGQQQRVGVARALAADPPILLMDEPFSAVDPVVREDLQTEMLRLQADLKKTIVFVTHDIDEAIKLGDRIAVFGTGGTLQQYDTPDVVLSAPATDFVASFVGRDRGYRGLSFRHGDGVSLHPITTASEQDAASIRLDQGQWLLVVSAEGRPRGWMDVTGLEALKSGASIADSTSAGGSLYPPSGDLRQALDAAISSPSGVGVAVDANGAVLGGIDATEVVALLADQRRAEDRERGRQYFEKP
- a CDS encoding ABC transporter substrate-binding protein; the encoded protein is MNTTRRTTSRSVRVAATALVAAAALTLSACGGDSDPLSSGGEGGSGGDPNTIVVGSANFTESEIIANIYADALKANGFDASTRLSIGSREAYIPAVRDGSIDLIPDYTGNLLLYLDPEATATAPDEVNTALTAALSDDLLASTPAPGEDKDAVVVTRDTATRWNLTNIADLAPYAGEVKFGGPPEFAERPVGLPGLRDKYGVDIPAANFVPISDGGGPATVAALAAGDITAANLFTTTPAIVENDFVALGDPDNNFPAQNVVPVYNSSKKSDKLTAVLDAVSAKLTTVELLALNQEVSGDAKTEPAAAANAWVVEQGLDKPVS
- a CDS encoding glycine betaine ABC transporter substrate-binding protein, with product MRVCRSAVAALLAASMVAGCSSTGGPEGTTRPQPLVVADTGTPVQAVLAHLYADALSRGGAAARVDTVDGLPGALAGLDDASVALVPGFTGSFLAQLDPSSPARAPEDVYADLARALPEWLAVTDQGLAENGPTVSVTAAAGSALPEATLSALSPQCSRLSAAVDPAVDASAVTRALSESYDCAFAPAGPTEVTIVRATDRVAVVDATAVVLADDRDGLTADVLVPLVRKGSVDETLDRPLQIIAGELTTADLAEMVDRVRGGEDPGAVAASWLGTQSF
- a CDS encoding alpha/beta hydrolase; translated protein: MRPMTLPLPVVSRVLKPVFRVILNPRLPVPVQRTLLEVAARSLPLPEGTVIRSETVGGVPVERVTVGATVRRTAVLYLHGGAYTLGSPLTHRVVTSSLARDSGAVVVAAHYRLAPEHPCPAALEDALAVFDGLVADGVAADHIAVVGDSAGGGLAAATTQALVDRGTPPSCVAMISPWADPADQDFPAPRDFLLDARWLRNSARQYLGDGDPTDPRYAPVRGTLTGFPSTLIQYSADEILRPQILRFVDALTEAGVSVRCTELTDLWHVAHLQATLLAEAATAVREIGAFVRDATAHSERLRP
- a CDS encoding SDR family NAD(P)-dependent oxidoreductase, which produces MSEFRGRVAVVTGAGSGIGRALALELASRGARLALSDVDSVGLAATVAAVEQRGGEVRSDHLDVSERGSVLDYAETVRRHFGVVNQVYNNAGIAFHGDVEKTEFKDLERVIDVDFWGVVNGTKAFLPHLVESGDGHVVNVSSLFGLLSIPSQSAYNAAKFAVRGFTEALRQEMLIARHPVHVTCVHPGGIKTAIARNATVAEGQDQKSVAEFFDRRLAKTTPEQAALVILRGVEKNKARVLIGNDARALDALARITGSRYQDIIVRLSSRVLPRTTTQR
- a CDS encoding flavin-containing monooxygenase, coding for MSLPVTDTDAVAARYVDTIIIGSGFAGLGAAIKLSQQGSTDFLVLERGSDVGGTWRDNTYPGAACDVPSHLYSYSFALNPDWTRSFSRQPEIQKYIESVARQYRVYDRHVFDCHVESARWNTATSQWDIVTTRGNFTAKKVVSAVGALCEPNLPDIAGITDFQGEIFHSARWNHDASLEGKRVAVIGTGASAIQIVPAIAPTVAHLDVYQRTAPWVLPRFDREYTRIEKLAFKYLPGYQRLSRTGIYAARETQVVGLTRVPKLMKAFEFIARRQIAKGIRDTELRRKVTPNFRIGCKRMLISNNYYPALDRPNVDLVTDGIREVRAHSIVTADGTEREIDALVVATGFHVTDSPTFQGIFGKDGRSLAEVFDERGQQGYKGATVAGFPNLFFLVGPNTGLGHTSMVFMIESQLNYVIDALNTIDKHDLGVVEVRREVQDEFNADLQTKLNKTVWLNGGCASWYLDKHGNNTTLWPDFTFEFRRITRNFDLEAYDALAAGDVTRPVSAVDGTPTPATTDNDDEKAISR